A section of the Spirosoma pollinicola genome encodes:
- a CDS encoding outer membrane beta-barrel protein, protein MMKRCVVLLGIFLPLVASAQKVPGKHQQDLLGKGHVHAGVSVGQGYKGSQSTTTVYSPKIQYFLASGWSVALEGRSLKSNSFYTFTYLGAGLSTRYYFLRGSRFALFAKIGATYGQSKYDKYDPVDPASSRNGIRTNSWQTNAGLGAHYRLGKRWSLEATAERSWLQSSYLTPDYNRWQANVGINYLLK, encoded by the coding sequence ATGATGAAACGTTGTGTAGTACTGTTAGGTATTTTCTTACCTCTAGTCGCATCCGCTCAAAAGGTGCCTGGCAAGCATCAGCAGGATTTGCTTGGAAAGGGGCATGTACATGCAGGTGTTTCTGTTGGGCAAGGGTACAAAGGGAGTCAGTCAACAACTACTGTTTATAGCCCCAAAATTCAGTATTTTCTTGCCAGTGGATGGTCGGTGGCGCTCGAAGGTCGTTCTCTGAAATCGAATTCGTTTTACACCTTCACGTATCTGGGTGCTGGGTTGTCGACTAGATATTATTTTCTGCGCGGTAGTCGGTTTGCGCTTTTTGCTAAAATTGGTGCCACGTATGGCCAGAGTAAATATGACAAATATGATCCAGTAGATCCAGCCTCTTCCAGGAATGGTATACGTACTAATAGCTGGCAAACCAACGCTGGTCTAGGAGCGCATTACCGCTTGGGGAAACGCTGGTCTTTAGAGGCAACTGCTGAACGTAGCTGGCTACAATCGTCTTATTTAACACCAGATTATAACCGTTGGCAAGCTAATGTTGGTATTAATTATCTGTTGAAATAA
- a CDS encoding TIGR01777 family oxidoreductase, with translation MNETVLISGGTGSIGRRLTQLLQEKGYQVSLLSRSPKSIPNVQVYQWDIKKGHIDPQAIATADHIIHLAGEGIADERWTDERKEAIISSRTQSTDLLAQALAKNPHHVKSFMGASAIGFYGGNTEDRPLIETSQGGSDFLAQTVRAWERSEEQVAALGIRTVKFRIGVVLMTEGGALPKLVQPVKLGAGAPIGSGQQYISWIHLDDLCRLFMQGLSDNSWQGVYNAVAPNPVTNETLTRAIAGVLHKPILLPNIPNFVIKLMYGEMAIVVTGGNYVLNKRIADETNFQYQYADLTKALENLLM, from the coding sequence ATGAACGAAACAGTTTTAATTTCTGGTGGCACCGGCTCTATCGGTCGTCGACTCACCCAATTGCTTCAAGAGAAAGGGTATCAGGTTTCGCTCTTAAGCAGGTCACCCAAGTCGATCCCCAATGTGCAGGTGTATCAATGGGACATCAAAAAAGGCCATATTGACCCACAAGCCATCGCTACAGCCGATCATATTATTCATCTGGCTGGCGAAGGCATTGCCGACGAACGCTGGACGGATGAGCGAAAAGAAGCTATCATAAGTAGCCGGACACAATCCACCGATTTACTGGCGCAGGCGCTGGCAAAGAATCCGCATCATGTTAAATCATTCATGGGGGCTTCGGCGATCGGTTTTTACGGGGGCAACACCGAAGATCGACCGCTAATTGAAACCAGTCAGGGCGGATCTGATTTTCTGGCGCAGACCGTGCGAGCCTGGGAACGGTCTGAAGAACAGGTGGCAGCCCTTGGCATTCGAACTGTCAAGTTCAGAATTGGGGTCGTATTAATGACCGAAGGCGGGGCACTACCCAAGCTCGTTCAGCCCGTCAAGTTAGGAGCGGGCGCACCCATCGGGTCGGGGCAGCAGTATATTTCGTGGATACACCTCGACGACCTTTGCCGCCTGTTTATGCAGGGTCTTTCAGATAACTCGTGGCAGGGAGTTTACAATGCCGTAGCGCCCAACCCTGTCACGAACGAAACGCTGACACGGGCAATTGCCGGGGTATTGCACAAGCCTATATTGCTACCCAACATACCTAATTTTGTCATCAAACTCATGTATGGCGAAATGGCGATTGTCGTCACGGGCGGCAATTACGTGTTGAACAAACGCATTGCCGACGAGACGAATTTCCAGTATCAATACGCTGATTTGACAAAGGCACTGGAGAATTTATTAATGTGA
- a CDS encoding CsgE family curli-type amyloid fiber assembly protein, which translates to MKELRSIVFMALTLLSVAASAQDPELEGKLEEDMLTETVIAEEGTETLLLDNTRSKIGRDFYEAFFRHYVELPKAISPAALADSTVKITPNLELDINAFIVTIDELPALGIGTSIISVSLNDQLVWQNYVQIRQEVLELYAFNAAEIVNQYVLNYQEVQRSLENEDQKGSGMF; encoded by the coding sequence ATGAAAGAACTACGGAGTATCGTATTTATGGCTTTGACGCTACTAAGCGTTGCCGCCAGCGCACAAGACCCTGAGCTGGAAGGCAAACTCGAAGAGGATATGCTGACAGAAACGGTCATAGCCGAAGAAGGCACCGAAACCCTATTGCTGGATAATACCCGCTCAAAGATTGGCCGTGATTTTTACGAAGCTTTTTTTCGGCACTATGTAGAACTGCCCAAAGCTATATCGCCTGCGGCCCTGGCTGACTCTACCGTTAAAATAACCCCGAATCTTGAACTTGATATCAATGCGTTCATCGTCACAATTGACGAGTTACCCGCTTTGGGGATTGGCACAAGCATTATTTCGGTGTCGCTGAACGACCAGTTGGTCTGGCAAAATTATGTGCAAATTCGGCAGGAGGTGCTTGAATTGTATGCTTTCAATGCGGCCGAGATTGTAAACCAGTATGTACTCAATTATCAGGAAGTTCAACGATCGCTCGAAAACGAAGACCAGAAAGGCAGCGGCATGTTTTAA
- a CDS encoding ATP-dependent zinc protease family protein, whose product MKPKPKQIIGMTDLVDFPDLGLFDIQAKVDTGAFTSALHCKDVRVIRLGLKRKLSFWLIDKTGLPARKFRSDQFSQRMIKNSFGVAELRYVIQTRIVLFGRTIKAEFTLADREQLKNPVLLGRKLLRNRFLVDVSQKNLSYDAKVAGNVSSVAPSEND is encoded by the coding sequence ATGAAACCTAAGCCCAAGCAAATTATCGGCATGACTGATCTGGTTGATTTTCCAGATCTGGGCTTATTCGACATACAGGCCAAAGTCGATACAGGTGCGTTTACATCGGCCCTGCATTGTAAAGATGTGCGTGTAATACGGTTGGGACTTAAACGAAAATTGAGCTTTTGGCTGATCGATAAAACCGGACTACCTGCCCGCAAATTCCGTAGCGACCAGTTTAGTCAACGCATGATTAAAAACTCGTTTGGTGTGGCCGAATTACGCTACGTCATTCAAACCCGCATCGTTTTATTTGGCCGTACGATAAAAGCCGAATTTACCCTTGCCGACCGCGAACAACTCAAAAACCCGGTTCTTCTGGGCAGAAAACTATTACGCAACCGCTTCCTCGTCGATGTGTCGCAGAAGAACCTATCCTATGATGCCAAAGTCGCAGGCAACGTTTCCTCAGTAGCGCCGTCGGAAAACGACTAA
- the holB gene encoding DNA polymerase III subunit delta' — translation MQFSEIIGLNETKQMLLRAVQTNHLAHALLFDGPAGSANLALALALAQYVNCEDKQAEDSCGRCASCVKVQKLVHPDMHMVFPVTNQGKGKTSETYLTDWRKFLLSTPYRTLPDWLESLGADNKQGNISAEEARNILQKLSLKAYEGAYKIMLIWLPELMNVTSANALLKVLEEPPAQTLFLLVTNQSDKLLITILSRTQRVAIRAFTDEEVATYLRQHLNVDETTARRLAYLADGNLAEALQLSQQDTGSTDEHAWFAEWMRTCYRQDLVALVKQADQFDGFSKEKQKGLLDYSIRLYRDLFLWQQGAAELLRLPDDEMAFVKNFAKILTINHIERIVHDLNEAAYHLERNARAKMIMLDMSLTFSRLIR, via the coding sequence ATGCAATTCTCAGAAATAATCGGCCTGAACGAAACGAAGCAAATGCTGCTGCGGGCGGTGCAAACCAACCACCTGGCGCATGCGTTGCTATTCGATGGCCCGGCAGGAAGCGCCAATCTCGCGCTGGCGCTCGCATTGGCGCAATACGTCAACTGCGAAGACAAGCAGGCCGAAGATTCCTGCGGACGTTGTGCATCCTGTGTGAAAGTTCAGAAACTTGTGCACCCCGATATGCACATGGTTTTTCCGGTGACGAATCAGGGTAAAGGAAAAACATCAGAAACGTATTTGACCGACTGGCGGAAATTTCTGCTCAGTACGCCTTACCGCACCCTGCCCGATTGGCTCGAATCGCTGGGGGCTGATAACAAACAGGGAAATATCTCGGCGGAGGAAGCCCGGAATATTCTGCAAAAACTGTCGCTGAAAGCCTATGAGGGAGCGTATAAGATCATGCTCATCTGGCTGCCCGAACTCATGAACGTGACCTCGGCCAATGCCCTGCTGAAAGTGCTGGAGGAGCCGCCTGCCCAAACGCTGTTTCTGCTCGTAACCAACCAGTCCGACAAATTGCTGATTACCATCCTGTCGCGCACGCAGCGGGTGGCGATTCGGGCGTTTACGGATGAGGAAGTGGCTACATACCTGCGCCAGCACCTGAATGTGGACGAAACAACCGCCCGACGACTGGCCTATCTGGCCGATGGCAATCTGGCCGAAGCCCTGCAACTGAGCCAGCAGGACACCGGTTCGACTGATGAACATGCCTGGTTTGCCGAATGGATGCGTACCTGCTATCGGCAGGATTTAGTTGCGCTGGTCAAACAGGCCGACCAGTTTGATGGTTTCAGCAAGGAGAAACAGAAGGGTTTGCTGGATTACAGTATCCGGCTGTACCGCGATTTATTCCTGTGGCAACAGGGAGCCGCCGAATTACTCCGCCTGCCCGACGATGAAATGGCATTTGTAAAAAACTTTGCTAAAATATTGACCATTAATCACATTGAGCGCATTGTCCATGACCTTAACGAAGCCGCCTATCACCTCGAACGGAACGCCCGCGCAAAAATGATTATGCTGGATATGTCGCTTACCTTTAGCCGGTTGATCCGGTGA
- the rimK gene encoding 30S ribosomal protein S6--L-glutamate ligase: MRIAILSANPNLYSTQRLLEAARQRGHEGVVVNHLNCQVMIEGGKPSILYEGHELETFDAIIPRIGASVTDYGCAVVRQFEMMNVFTTGKSQAIMRSRNKLRSLQVLSKAGVGLPKTMFANHPKNGDVTQLIKLVGGPPVVIKLLEGTQGIGVVLAETTKAAKSTIEAFYGLKKNVLVQEFIAEAKGADIRAFVVGGRVVGAIKRQGLEGEFRSNIHRGGNAVAVQLTPNEEQTAIAAARALGLRVAGVDMLPSDRGPLVLEVNSSPGLEGIENATGLNVAAEIITYIEDKIRTDESDTVGV, translated from the coding sequence ATGCGTATTGCCATTTTATCGGCCAATCCGAATTTATATTCTACCCAACGACTTCTCGAAGCCGCCAGACAGCGTGGTCACGAAGGAGTGGTTGTCAATCATCTGAATTGCCAGGTCATGATTGAGGGCGGCAAGCCTTCGATCCTGTACGAAGGCCACGAATTAGAGACATTCGATGCCATTATTCCCCGCATTGGCGCTTCTGTAACGGATTATGGCTGCGCTGTTGTCCGGCAGTTCGAGATGATGAACGTCTTTACAACGGGCAAATCGCAGGCCATTATGCGCTCACGCAACAAGCTTCGCAGCTTGCAGGTACTCTCAAAAGCGGGTGTCGGTTTGCCCAAAACCATGTTTGCCAATCATCCAAAAAACGGCGACGTAACCCAACTCATTAAGCTTGTTGGCGGTCCACCGGTCGTTATTAAACTGCTGGAAGGAACGCAGGGTATTGGTGTCGTGCTGGCCGAAACGACCAAAGCGGCCAAGTCAACCATCGAAGCATTTTATGGGCTGAAGAAGAACGTACTGGTGCAGGAATTCATTGCCGAAGCCAAAGGGGCTGATATTCGGGCATTTGTCGTTGGCGGTCGTGTGGTGGGAGCCATAAAACGACAGGGACTGGAAGGCGAATTTCGCTCCAATATTCACCGGGGGGGCAACGCCGTTGCTGTACAACTCACCCCCAACGAAGAGCAAACTGCTATAGCGGCCGCCCGTGCTCTGGGTTTGCGGGTAGCAGGTGTCGATATGCTCCCCTCCGACCGTGGCCCACTCGTGCTGGAAGTCAACTCATCGCCAGGGCTGGAAGGCATCGAAAACGCGACCGGCCTCAACGTTGCCGCCGAAATAATCACTTACATAGAAGATAAAATCCGCACCGACGAAAGCGACACGGTGGGAGTTTAA
- a CDS encoding putative sugar nucleotidyl transferase, with translation MPTLILFDDPVIRTALLPFTFTRPVADIRIGTLTLAEKWAHTLGQTPSYLTEPYLQTKFPQQSSNDNLYISGAVCPTDALNQTISALPPNTGLITHDGLLLALRTNSPLATAPIVNDDYPFRTFMEPLMIVRHLWDIFVNNSDQLRADFVRLTTGRTSEPIIDPFTRCYAPENIFIEPGATIRASVLNAEGGPIYIGRNATISEGSIVIGPFSLGEGSTVNWGGKMRSNTTIGPFCKVGGEVGNSIFFGYSNKAHDGFLGNSVIGEWCNLGANVNNSNLKNDYSNVKLHSYATDQLEDTGRIFCGLMMGDFTKAGISTMFNTGTVVGVSANVFGGGFQHKHIPSFSWGGAADGVTPYRIEKALQVAREAFIRRDKAFDEVEEKILKHIFDVTTVLPDR, from the coding sequence ATGCCAACTTTGATTTTATTCGATGACCCCGTCATCCGTACAGCTTTATTACCCTTCACGTTTACGCGGCCTGTGGCGGACATTCGTATCGGAACACTTACACTGGCCGAAAAATGGGCGCATACGCTTGGCCAAACGCCCTCGTATCTGACCGAACCCTATTTGCAAACGAAGTTTCCGCAACAGAGTAGCAACGATAATCTGTACATCAGTGGAGCCGTTTGCCCCACAGATGCCCTCAATCAAACCATTTCGGCCTTACCACCCAATACAGGACTGATTACCCACGATGGCTTACTACTGGCCTTACGGACAAACAGCCCATTAGCCACCGCCCCTATCGTAAACGACGACTACCCGTTCCGCACCTTTATGGAGCCGCTAATGATTGTTCGTCATTTGTGGGATATATTCGTTAATAACAGCGATCAACTGCGCGCTGATTTTGTGCGACTAACCACCGGACGAACCTCAGAGCCCATTATCGACCCCTTTACCCGTTGTTACGCGCCCGAAAACATTTTTATCGAACCGGGGGCTACCATTCGGGCGTCGGTTCTGAATGCAGAGGGCGGGCCTATTTATATCGGTCGAAATGCCACCATCAGCGAAGGCTCTATTGTTATCGGCCCATTTTCGCTTGGCGAAGGATCGACCGTGAACTGGGGCGGCAAAATGCGGAGCAATACCACTATTGGGCCCTTCTGCAAAGTGGGTGGCGAAGTAGGCAACTCGATTTTCTTCGGCTATAGCAACAAAGCGCACGACGGTTTTCTGGGTAACTCGGTCATTGGCGAATGGTGCAATCTGGGTGCCAATGTCAATAACTCGAATCTGAAGAACGATTACAGCAATGTAAAACTCCACTCCTATGCCACGGATCAACTGGAAGACACCGGACGGATTTTTTGTGGACTAATGATGGGCGATTTTACAAAAGCCGGTATCAGCACCATGTTCAATACGGGCACCGTAGTGGGCGTTAGTGCCAACGTATTTGGCGGGGGCTTTCAGCACAAACATATCCCCTCTTTTTCGTGGGGCGGTGCCGCTGATGGCGTCACACCTTACCGCATCGAAAAAGCGCTGCAAGTAGCCAGAGAAGCGTTCATTCGGCGCGACAAGGCATTTGACGAGGTAGAAGAAAAGATTTTGAAGCACATTTTTGATGTAACAACGGTTCTTCCAGACCGTTGA
- a CDS encoding RraA family protein, translating into MKFRITLFLSFLTTVFTNNSLRAQTIPKDELTFLTSEWKGERFPDGRPKISDSLVERAKNIGIDDAWTVLKNEGYTNQFEGNWKLIHNDVVVTGRAVTAMYMPSRPDVEKIIKERGITKQGRKGNTNTWPIETLTKGDVYVADAFGKIGGGTLMGATLGNAIFSKTGNGVVFNGAARDLQELQNIKGFNAFVRDFHPSFLEEMVLMGLNSPIRIGNVMVLPGDLVIAQREGVLFVPAHMAEQVVSTAEFVTRKDQFGFETVKSGKYTTGQIDSQWTDEIKTDFLNWLGKHPELGKMTRPELDKVMSKRTW; encoded by the coding sequence ATGAAATTTCGAATTACTCTTTTCCTATCCTTTCTGACTACCGTTTTTACTAACAACTCCTTACGGGCACAGACGATCCCGAAAGACGAATTGACCTTTCTAACCTCCGAATGGAAAGGCGAACGATTTCCCGATGGTCGCCCAAAAATTTCGGATTCACTGGTAGAACGGGCCAAAAACATAGGTATTGATGATGCCTGGACGGTGTTGAAAAATGAAGGCTACACCAACCAGTTTGAAGGTAACTGGAAACTGATTCATAACGATGTAGTGGTAACAGGCCGCGCCGTTACGGCCATGTATATGCCCAGCAGACCGGATGTCGAAAAGATTATTAAAGAGCGGGGAATAACGAAGCAGGGTCGCAAAGGGAATACCAACACCTGGCCCATCGAAACCCTGACAAAAGGCGATGTGTATGTAGCCGATGCTTTCGGTAAAATTGGCGGAGGCACACTTATGGGCGCTACGCTGGGAAATGCCATTTTCAGCAAAACGGGTAATGGCGTCGTTTTTAACGGAGCTGCCCGCGATTTGCAGGAATTACAGAACATAAAAGGTTTCAATGCCTTCGTTCGTGATTTTCACCCGTCTTTTCTGGAAGAAATGGTGTTGATGGGCCTCAACTCTCCCATTCGAATAGGTAACGTTATGGTACTACCGGGCGATCTGGTGATTGCCCAACGGGAAGGCGTTCTTTTTGTGCCGGCTCATATGGCCGAACAGGTTGTCAGCACCGCCGAGTTTGTAACCCGCAAAGATCAGTTTGGCTTTGAAACGGTCAAATCGGGCAAATACACAACCGGGCAAATCGACAGTCAATGGACAGATGAAATCAAAACGGATTTCCTCAACTGGCTCGGTAAGCATCCCGAATTAGGGAAAATGACCCGACCTGAATTAGACAAAGTGATGAGCAAACGAACCTGGTAA
- a CDS encoding mandelate racemase/muconate lactonizing enzyme family protein, whose product MKNIFSRLSSSGNSSDRRDFLRNAGLGGLSLGFMFDQQTAHAAEQEMEYITQKVPRDSKPADLKITDMRVAVLNGVPFSSPIIRIDTNQGLIGWGEVRDGASANYALMLKSRLLGKNPCNVEQIFKQIKQFGGHSRAAGGVCGVEMALWDLAGKAYNVPAYQLMGGKYRDFVRLYADTPEADTYEGFAENMKKRRDQGYTFLKMDFGIGMLAGQPGMLVNANNWSVKQQWNDRESGKLGNYANTKHPFTRIQVTKKGLDKLVEHVGKVRDIVGYDTPLAADHFGHFDVNTAIQIGKAMEPFRLAWLEDLVPWFYTDQWKQITDAIDTPTLTGEDIYLKEDFIKLIDAKAIDMIHPDLATSGGLLETKKIGDYAEEKGIPMAMHFAGSPISMMANVHCAAATENFVALEHHGVDVAGWEDIVTGMRPIVDKGFVKVPDKPGLGVELNEDAAKKFLKKGATWFAPTDTWNTKDSADREWS is encoded by the coding sequence ATGAAAAACATTTTCTCCCGATTGTCATCTTCCGGCAATTCTTCTGACCGACGTGACTTCCTACGTAATGCAGGCCTGGGCGGTCTGTCGCTTGGTTTTATGTTCGATCAGCAAACCGCACATGCTGCCGAGCAGGAAATGGAATATATTACCCAAAAAGTCCCCCGCGACTCAAAGCCCGCCGATTTGAAAATTACGGATATGCGGGTTGCCGTTCTGAATGGCGTACCTTTTAGCAGTCCAATTATTCGTATCGATACCAATCAGGGCCTTATTGGCTGGGGCGAAGTGCGTGATGGGGCCAGCGCTAATTACGCGCTGATGTTGAAAAGTCGTTTATTGGGCAAGAACCCCTGCAACGTAGAGCAGATTTTTAAACAGATCAAGCAGTTTGGTGGCCATAGCCGCGCGGCTGGTGGCGTTTGTGGTGTTGAAATGGCGCTCTGGGATTTGGCCGGGAAAGCCTATAATGTGCCAGCCTATCAGCTCATGGGCGGTAAATACCGTGACTTCGTCCGGTTATATGCCGATACCCCCGAAGCTGATACCTACGAGGGGTTTGCCGAAAACATGAAGAAACGCCGGGATCAGGGCTATACATTCCTGAAAATGGACTTCGGTATTGGTATGCTGGCGGGTCAGCCGGGTATGCTCGTAAATGCCAATAACTGGAGTGTGAAGCAACAATGGAACGATCGGGAGTCAGGTAAACTCGGCAACTACGCCAATACAAAACACCCATTTACCCGCATTCAGGTCACGAAAAAAGGACTGGATAAACTGGTCGAACACGTGGGTAAAGTGCGCGACATTGTTGGCTACGATACGCCTTTAGCCGCCGATCACTTTGGTCACTTCGATGTAAACACGGCCATTCAGATTGGCAAAGCGATGGAACCCTTCCGGCTGGCCTGGCTCGAAGATCTTGTGCCCTGGTTTTACACCGATCAATGGAAACAGATTACCGATGCCATCGACACGCCAACGCTGACGGGTGAAGATATTTACCTCAAAGAGGACTTTATTAAACTCATCGACGCCAAAGCCATAGACATGATTCACCCGGATCTGGCAACGTCGGGCGGGCTGCTCGAAACGAAGAAGATTGGCGATTACGCCGAGGAGAAGGGTATTCCAATGGCTATGCACTTTGCCGGCTCGCCCATTTCGATGATGGCCAACGTTCACTGTGCCGCTGCAACCGAGAACTTTGTCGCCCTCGAACACCACGGTGTCGACGTGGCGGGTTGGGAGGATATCGTTACAGGCATGAGGCCAATAGTTGACAAAGGCTTTGTGAAGGTACCTGACAAACCGGGTCTTGGTGTCGAACTAAACGAAGACGCTGCCAAGAAATTCCTGAAAAAAGGAGCCACCTGGTTTGCCCCAACCGACACATGGAATACGAAAGACTCCGCCGATCGAGAGTGGAGTTAG
- a CDS encoding RraA family protein: protein MIKRALLFMTVITLSAGYMAQAQRVGSTPEYVKALTADWKGERFADGRPKIPDIVMERLANCTLEQIWGYLGKKGYRNQVEKNWVILKPGETMTGRAVTAQFMPMRPDLDSLVRAQGKAEGRSQKGGINIWPIDILTKGDIYVADGFGKVKDGTLIGSSLGNAIYGKTGKGVIFYGSVRDMQELKDTKGFNAWVKGHDPSYIKDMTPTSINAPIRIGEVTVIPGDAVFANEYGTVFIPAHLVEGLVSASEMTALRDEFERVLLQQGKYPSGEIHGDWSDKIKGEFRAWVGKYPKKLAITEKDINAYLAKEGH, encoded by the coding sequence ATGATCAAGCGAGCGCTCTTATTTATGACCGTCATTACCCTGTCTGCTGGCTACATGGCCCAGGCTCAACGGGTGGGTTCAACGCCAGAATACGTTAAAGCGTTAACGGCCGACTGGAAGGGCGAACGCTTTGCCGATGGTCGCCCGAAGATTCCTGATATCGTGATGGAACGCCTGGCGAATTGTACGCTGGAACAAATCTGGGGGTACCTCGGCAAAAAAGGCTATCGTAATCAGGTTGAGAAAAACTGGGTCATTCTCAAGCCCGGCGAAACGATGACCGGCCGCGCTGTTACGGCTCAGTTCATGCCCATGCGACCGGACCTCGACAGTCTGGTACGCGCTCAGGGCAAAGCCGAAGGGCGTTCGCAAAAAGGCGGCATCAACATCTGGCCAATTGATATATTAACGAAAGGCGATATTTACGTAGCCGACGGATTCGGAAAGGTAAAAGACGGCACCCTGATCGGCTCAAGTTTAGGAAATGCGATCTATGGCAAAACGGGCAAGGGCGTCATCTTTTATGGTTCGGTGAGAGACATGCAGGAGTTGAAGGATACCAAAGGCTTCAATGCCTGGGTAAAAGGCCACGACCCCTCTTACATCAAAGACATGACACCAACTTCCATCAATGCCCCGATTCGCATCGGTGAAGTAACGGTTATCCCCGGCGATGCGGTGTTTGCTAACGAATACGGAACGGTATTCATACCAGCACACCTTGTAGAAGGACTGGTGTCGGCGTCGGAAATGACTGCCCTGCGCGATGAGTTTGAGCGTGTACTGTTACAACAGGGCAAGTACCCATCCGGCGAAATTCACGGCGATTGGTCTGACAAAATTAAAGGTGAGTTTAGAGCCTGGGTTGGCAAGTACCCGAAGAAATTAGCCATCACCGAAAAAGATATTAATGCTTATCTGGCAAAAGAGGGCCACTGA